From a region of the Paenibacillus lutimineralis genome:
- a CDS encoding phospholipase D family protein produces the protein MSSIFFSNSIKRNDFLRNEMNQYGMNMEVMIAVAFFTDEKFIQRLVENGCMVKLIVRLGFPTDYRSLESIIAKKNVNIRYFTSTKFHPKLYIYGNDIAFLGSSNLTDGGLMGNQELNVSIDSENPEFDELKEIFYDYWKEASVLTEEVLRKYREITIGIKRDLDNIDRKIMDIIGKVEYANVTIIDKNKKKNNVNEREQDLLKDYQTFLSSFEQLEEIYKLTKKRIVTEELPIRIEIHRFLNWVRDWKANGELYLKAPLRSGDELTEFLRENIQQYHSQCEANQFLNVINRYRILNQQLGSSERIKLLSKDDLLETLSSVTAFYEHTRHSKAFQWKQDFLKKNGEERIKNTLTYLLYGKDDFRKRIARCICDMDYSLVHFGESCIKELYGWVNRENIPIYNGRVQKSMQWLGFGRL, from the coding sequence ATGAGTAGCATTTTCTTTTCAAACTCCATTAAAAGAAATGACTTCCTAAGAAATGAAATGAATCAGTATGGAATGAACATGGAGGTAATGATTGCTGTTGCCTTCTTTACCGACGAAAAGTTTATTCAAAGATTAGTTGAAAATGGATGTATGGTAAAGCTGATTGTACGTTTAGGATTTCCAACGGATTATCGAAGTTTAGAATCAATTATTGCGAAGAAAAATGTGAATATCCGATATTTCACATCAACAAAGTTTCATCCTAAGCTGTACATATATGGGAATGACATTGCATTTTTGGGTTCATCAAATTTAACAGATGGTGGACTAATGGGAAATCAAGAATTAAATGTTTCTATTGATTCTGAAAATCCAGAATTTGATGAATTGAAGGAAATATTTTATGACTATTGGAAGGAAGCTTCGGTTTTAACAGAAGAAGTATTGCGAAAGTATAGAGAAATAACTATTGGTATTAAAAGAGACTTAGATAATATAGATAGAAAGATAATGGATATTATCGGAAAAGTAGAATATGCTAACGTCACTATTATAGATAAGAATAAGAAAAAGAATAATGTAAATGAGCGTGAGCAGGATCTACTGAAGGATTATCAAACATTCCTATCCAGCTTTGAGCAGCTTGAGGAAATATATAAATTAACTAAAAAGAGAATTGTTACAGAAGAATTACCTATACGTATTGAAATACATAGATTCTTGAATTGGGTAAGAGATTGGAAGGCAAATGGTGAGTTATATTTAAAAGCCCCATTGAGAAGCGGAGATGAATTAACTGAATTTTTAAGAGAGAACATTCAACAATATCATAGTCAATGTGAAGCGAACCAGTTTCTAAATGTAATAAATAGATATAGGATACTAAATCAGCAATTAGGCTCAAGTGAGAGAATTAAGTTGTTAAGCAAAGATGATTTGTTAGAAACTCTATCATCAGTCACTGCATTTTATGAACATACTCGACACAGCAAAGCTTTTCAATGGAAGCAAGATTTCCTAAAGAAGAATGGAGAGGAAAGAATAAAAAATACTCTTACGTATTTACTCTACGGAAAAGATGACTTTAGAAAACGAATAGCTAGATGTATTTGTGATATGGATTATTCGTTAGTCCATTTTGGAGAGAGCTGCATTAAAGAGTTATACGGGTGGGTCAATAGAGAAAATATTCCGATTTATAACGGTAGAGTTCAAAAGAGCATGCAATGGTTAGGTTTTGGAAGATTGTGA
- a CDS encoding toll/interleukin-1 receptor domain-containing protein — translation MRTILIYENAGELEYSFNGNEDWHETDGISIDFLFKKGTLHRELIDKVINLSKNIDWIKIEGRDFFFDLKKLKATSEIFSDCLWLDGTIHLSYTFDKSMNDEEIVCFTSSKEEIEINMPKKIFLSHRGLDKPLVREYHKLLLELGYEPWLDEEDMAAGAKLHRGILQGMKDSCAAVFFVTPNYIDDGYLEIEIDQAVNQKVKKKNRFAIITLSLPDENGKRGVVPDLLQDFVWKQPSSHLVAFTEIIKALPLINGIKMWKD, via the coding sequence ATGAGAACAATATTGATTTATGAAAATGCGGGTGAGCTTGAATATTCCTTTAATGGAAATGAAGATTGGCATGAGACAGATGGTATAAGTATTGATTTTTTATTTAAAAAAGGGACTCTACATAGAGAACTAATAGATAAAGTGATTAATTTATCAAAAAATATCGATTGGATTAAGATTGAAGGAAGAGATTTTTTCTTTGATTTAAAGAAGCTTAAAGCTACTTCTGAAATATTTAGTGATTGCTTATGGTTGGATGGCACAATTCACTTGTCATACACATTTGATAAAAGTATGAATGATGAAGAAATCGTTTGTTTCACATCTAGTAAAGAGGAGATTGAAATTAACATGCCGAAAAAAATATTTTTAAGCCACAGAGGTCTTGATAAACCATTGGTACGAGAATATCATAAATTACTGCTTGAATTAGGATATGAACCTTGGCTTGATGAAGAAGATATGGCTGCTGGTGCGAAGTTGCATAGAGGAATATTGCAGGGAATGAAAGACTCATGTGCGGCTGTTTTCTTTGTAACACCTAATTACATTGACGACGGTTACCTAGAAATTGAAATTGATCAAGCAGTAAATCAGAAAGTCAAGAAAAAGAATAGATTTGCAATTATTACATTGTCTCTTCCTGATGAAAATGGTAAAAGAGGTGTTGTTCCTGATCTATTGCAGGATTTTGTATGGAAGCAACCATCATCACATTTAGTAGCCTTTACGGAAATTATAAAAGCACTTCCGTTAATTAACGGAATTAAAATGTGGAAAGATTAG
- a CDS encoding DUF2075 domain-containing protein: MKLYSGTSAQFIEDTIQNQIAEKLKASFFLHFRYFPSDSEVKSWKNSLRAISQIFQYSALTNDNGIFLEYQLPINSQRLDCMITGKNADGTENAVIIELKQWDQCEESDGQNEVVTWVAGSKKDLLHPSVQVGRYQLYLQDTLTAFYEDNPIDLYACAYLHNYNYYSDDVIFADKFSESLNKYPLFTGDDVNKLKDYLSSKVGSGNGMEILNKIENSKYRPSKKLMDHVGNTIKGNSEYILLDKQQIIYDKIFAFARDGFHDKQKQVVIIKGGPGTGKSVIALNLMADLLLKGYNAHYATGSKAFTETLREIIGRRGGVQFKYFNSYMDAKLNDIDVLICDEAHRIRKTSNNRFMKKEQRTDLPQIAEIINASKVSVFFIDDDQVVRPDEIGSVSYITKYALENNCKIYMEELDAQFRCNGSDGFINWINNTLSIKKTANVIWDSNDDFEFKIFNSPVDLDNAIKEKVGEGHSARLTAGFCWKWSEANSDGTLVEDVIVGDFKRPWNAKPNARRLNRNIPESSLWAYDPNGINQVGCIYTAQGFEFDYVGIIFGKDLTYDLDTQSWEGHKEHSHDTVVKRSKEQFVDLVKNTYRVLLTRGMKGCYIYFMDKDTERFFKSRIE, encoded by the coding sequence ATGAAACTTTATTCTGGAACATCTGCTCAGTTTATTGAGGACACAATTCAGAACCAAATAGCTGAAAAACTAAAGGCTAGCTTCTTTCTTCATTTCAGATATTTCCCCTCAGACTCTGAGGTTAAATCCTGGAAGAATTCCTTGAGAGCAATTTCTCAAATTTTTCAATATTCAGCTTTAACTAACGACAATGGCATTTTCCTTGAGTATCAATTGCCTATTAATTCCCAAAGATTAGACTGCATGATTACCGGAAAAAATGCCGATGGAACAGAGAATGCCGTAATCATCGAGCTTAAGCAATGGGATCAATGTGAAGAATCAGATGGACAAAATGAGGTTGTTACATGGGTGGCTGGCTCAAAAAAGGATCTTCTTCATCCTTCAGTACAAGTTGGTCGATACCAATTATATTTACAAGACACTCTCACTGCCTTTTATGAGGATAATCCTATTGATTTATATGCCTGTGCCTATTTACATAATTATAACTACTACTCTGATGATGTAATTTTCGCCGACAAGTTTAGTGAATCATTAAACAAATACCCTTTGTTTACAGGAGACGATGTTAATAAGCTTAAGGATTATCTTAGTTCTAAGGTAGGCTCCGGCAATGGTATGGAAATTCTCAATAAGATTGAAAACAGTAAATACAGACCTAGCAAGAAATTAATGGACCATGTAGGTAACACCATAAAAGGTAATTCTGAGTATATCCTGTTAGATAAGCAACAAATTATCTATGATAAAATCTTTGCCTTTGCTCGAGATGGTTTTCATGACAAACAGAAACAAGTTGTTATAATTAAAGGCGGTCCAGGAACGGGTAAATCCGTAATTGCTCTCAACCTAATGGCGGATCTCTTATTAAAAGGATATAATGCCCACTATGCCACTGGTTCTAAAGCATTTACTGAGACATTACGTGAAATAATCGGAAGACGCGGCGGGGTTCAATTTAAATATTTTAATAGCTATATGGATGCAAAACTTAATGACATCGATGTTTTAATTTGTGATGAAGCGCATCGAATCAGAAAGACTAGTAACAATAGATTTATGAAGAAGGAACAGCGGACTGACTTACCTCAAATTGCAGAAATCATCAACGCTTCAAAAGTATCCGTTTTTTTTATTGATGATGATCAAGTAGTTCGACCAGACGAAATTGGTTCTGTTTCATACATAACTAAGTATGCATTAGAAAACAATTGCAAAATTTATATGGAAGAACTAGATGCACAATTCAGATGTAATGGTTCAGATGGATTCATAAATTGGATTAATAATACACTGTCTATTAAAAAAACTGCGAATGTTATTTGGGATTCAAATGATGATTTTGAGTTTAAGATATTTAATTCTCCAGTAGATCTAGACAATGCGATTAAAGAAAAGGTTGGCGAGGGTCACTCTGCAAGATTAACAGCAGGATTTTGCTGGAAATGGTCCGAAGCAAATTCAGATGGAACGTTAGTTGAAGATGTAATTGTAGGTGACTTTAAAAGACCTTGGAATGCTAAACCTAATGCCAGACGATTGAATAGAAATATTCCCGAATCTTCCTTGTGGGCATATGATCCTAATGGAATCAACCAAGTTGGATGTATATATACTGCGCAAGGATTTGAATTTGATTATGTAGGCATTATATTTGGAAAAGATCTTACCTATGACCTTGATACTCAATCTTGGGAAGGGCATAAGGAACATTCTCATGATACAGTTGTGAAGCGTTCTAAGGAACAGTTTGTTGATTTAGTGAAAAACACGTACAGGGTGCTTCTGACACGTGGCATGAAAGGTTGCTATATTTACTTTATGGATAAGGATACAGAAAGATTTTTTAAATCTAGAATTGAATGA
- a CDS encoding helix-turn-helix domain-containing protein: MSDILKLVGTRIKDLRKLRGLSQEALAEKAGFNISYIGFIERAERNVSMKNLEKIANALDVGVYELFTYLKEQEELPEESTLKDVISLLRQRDPKDIEMVRNILIEIFRRIDGNS, encoded by the coding sequence ATGTCAGATATTCTAAAATTAGTAGGAACACGTATAAAGGATCTTCGTAAATTAAGGGGACTGTCTCAAGAAGCCTTGGCAGAGAAGGCTGGCTTCAATATAAGTTATATAGGTTTTATTGAACGAGCCGAACGTAATGTTTCCATGAAAAATCTGGAGAAGATTGCTAATGCCTTAGATGTTGGAGTTTATGAACTTTTTACATATTTGAAGGAACAGGAAGAACTGCCAGAGGAATCGACTTTGAAAGATGTTATCTCTTTACTGAGACAACGTGATCCAAAAGATATTGAGATGGTCCGAAACATACTAATTGAAATTTTTAGGCGAATCGATGGAAATAGTTAA
- a CDS encoding DUF2357 domain-containing protein has translation MENRFVRWVLQRVSTKLNQLKAKLSDKNRMQDPLLLKRLNFMQTQLQRLLRLDFLNVGEMKQLSVSLVLQMAPGYREVYRNYLMLMKGLSIQSDLFRLSMKDLAQLYEYWCFLKIHDLLSRKYELIKQDIIKVNRTGVFVTLDKSQKSRMVYRNRSNGEVFTLYYNSLPRGDRSATLGQKPDNVLTLKKNEAAVEYKYIFDAKYRLNPAYEGTSYCSKYKQPGLEEDDINTMHRYRDAIVYEDGQGQQELERSMFGAFVLFPYHNEEKFREHRFYKSIELVNVGAFPFLPGSTSLMEAFLDEIIMDSPEKAYERSIRPRGTKRYYQDKLTGKNMLVGSLKGPTQLKQALEFSFYHMLLKNISNHQILTQIEYIALYQSKGRFSATGETGVYWYGRISDWKVLRRKEITERLATPGTEEQLYVKFTIEKWMKRDKSIVPGGRGIHTVLCTSKYMFDRAVEIAEFKLEVEEDLIKWREQRRLGTVKVELDHEEVDLAKRVLSIHGESFEGEVEGDSTH, from the coding sequence TTGGAGAATCGTTTTGTTCGGTGGGTTTTGCAGCGCGTTTCTACCAAGCTAAATCAGCTTAAAGCCAAGCTATCGGACAAAAACCGTATGCAAGATCCGCTTCTCCTGAAGCGGTTGAACTTTATGCAAACACAGCTGCAGCGGCTGCTGCGATTGGATTTTCTGAACGTGGGAGAAATGAAGCAACTGTCTGTATCATTAGTATTGCAAATGGCGCCGGGATACCGAGAAGTTTATCGTAACTATCTGATGCTTATGAAGGGCTTGTCGATCCAGAGCGATTTGTTCAGGCTGTCGATGAAAGATTTGGCTCAGCTGTATGAGTATTGGTGCTTCTTGAAGATCCATGACCTGCTAAGCCGCAAATATGAATTGATTAAGCAAGACATCATCAAGGTGAATCGGACAGGCGTATTCGTGACGCTGGATAAATCGCAGAAGTCACGAATGGTATACCGCAACCGAAGTAATGGGGAAGTTTTTACGCTGTACTATAACTCGTTACCTAGAGGCGATCGCAGTGCGACGCTCGGGCAGAAGCCTGATAATGTACTCACTTTGAAGAAAAATGAAGCCGCAGTGGAATATAAGTATATTTTTGATGCCAAGTATCGATTAAATCCCGCATATGAAGGCACGTCGTATTGCTCTAAATACAAACAGCCTGGTCTGGAAGAGGACGATATCAATACGATGCACCGATACCGTGATGCGATTGTTTATGAGGATGGACAAGGACAACAAGAGTTAGAGCGAAGTATGTTCGGAGCTTTTGTTCTGTTCCCTTATCATAACGAGGAGAAATTCCGAGAGCATCGTTTTTACAAAAGCATCGAGTTAGTGAATGTGGGGGCCTTTCCATTTCTACCAGGATCGACTTCACTTATGGAAGCTTTTTTAGATGAGATTATCATGGATAGCCCAGAAAAAGCATATGAGCGTTCCATTAGGCCACGTGGCACTAAGCGTTATTACCAGGACAAATTGACCGGTAAAAACATGCTAGTAGGCTCACTAAAAGGTCCGACACAATTAAAACAAGCACTTGAATTTAGCTTTTATCATATGCTATTAAAAAATATATCCAATCACCAAATTCTTACGCAGATTGAATACATTGCACTCTATCAATCTAAGGGAAGATTCTCTGCCACAGGAGAGACAGGGGTCTACTGGTATGGTCGTATATCCGATTGGAAGGTGCTTCGCCGCAAGGAAATCACCGAACGACTGGCAACCCCAGGAACTGAAGAACAATTATATGTGAAATTTACGATCGAGAAATGGATGAAGAGAGATAAATCTATAGTTCCAGGGGGACGTGGAATCCATACCGTACTATGTACATCTAAATATATGTTTGATAGAGCGGTTGAAATAGCTGAGTTTAAATTAGAGGTTGAAGAAGATCTTATCAAGTGGCGGGAACAAAGGCGATTGGGTACTGTTAAAGTGGAATTGGATCATGAAGAGGTAGATTTAGCGAAGAGAGTATTGAGTATTCATGGTGAAAGTTTTGAGGGAGAAGTGGAAGGAGATTCAACACATTAG
- a CDS encoding nucleotide pyrophosphohydrolase, whose translation MNEEIIRKVLSFRQKRNWEQFHNPKDLAISISIESSELLENFQWKSSEEAFSLNKDNIADELADVLIYSIYMAESLNLSIEELIQNKLKKNELKYPVEKAYGTKDKYTNL comes from the coding sequence ATGAATGAAGAGATCATCAGAAAGGTTCTTTCCTTTCGTCAAAAACGTAATTGGGAGCAATTCCATAATCCAAAGGACTTGGCCATATCAATAAGCATAGAGTCATCTGAACTCCTAGAGAATTTTCAATGGAAATCATCAGAGGAAGCCTTTAGTTTGAATAAAGATAATATTGCAGACGAGTTGGCGGATGTACTCATTTATTCGATATATATGGCGGAGAGTTTAAACTTAAGCATTGAAGAGTTGATTCAAAACAAGCTAAAGAAGAATGAATTAAAGTACCCTGTAGAGAAGGCATATGGAACGAAGGATAAATATACTAACTTGTAG